In Aliiglaciecola sp. LCG003, a genomic segment contains:
- the ubiG gene encoding bifunctional 2-polyprenyl-6-hydroxyphenol methylase/3-demethylubiquinol 3-O-methyltransferase UbiG has translation MASLKSITIDPVEVAYYEKLSSTWWDKQGPFWPLHILNELRMQWIILQLSNIYPSEQPLKGLKVLDVGCGGGILSEALARSGAQVTAVDVVEKNIQIAKIHAQESGLNIDYQLTTIEQIAASGMTFDVVFNMEVVEHVACVDTFMAACNSVVKTGGIHFIASINRNWLAFMVAIIGAEYITRLLPKGTHHYKKLVKPEELATILNNNNFKVFATTGVSVNPYKRNMKLVNSTKVNYMLAAQKTR, from the coding sequence ATGGCTTCACTTAAATCCATCACCATTGACCCTGTAGAGGTGGCTTACTACGAGAAGCTCTCATCAACCTGGTGGGATAAACAAGGGCCTTTTTGGCCATTACACATACTCAATGAACTTCGCATGCAGTGGATTATTTTGCAATTATCTAATATCTATCCCTCTGAGCAGCCCCTTAAAGGATTGAAGGTACTTGATGTGGGTTGCGGAGGAGGTATTTTAAGTGAAGCATTGGCTAGGTCAGGCGCACAAGTCACAGCTGTGGATGTGGTGGAGAAGAATATTCAAATCGCTAAGATCCACGCTCAAGAAAGTGGCTTAAATATTGATTATCAACTGACAACTATTGAGCAAATTGCCGCCTCGGGGATGACATTTGATGTGGTTTTTAACATGGAAGTAGTTGAACATGTTGCATGCGTCGATACATTTATGGCCGCCTGCAACAGCGTGGTCAAAACCGGCGGGATTCATTTTATCGCCTCAATTAACAGAAACTGGTTAGCCTTTATGGTAGCAATAATCGGTGCTGAGTATATTACTAGGCTTTTACCCAAAGGCACCCACCACTACAAAAAACTGGTGAAACCGGAAGAGTTAGCCACTATTCTAAACAATAATAATTTCAAGGTTTTTGCAACAACAGGTGTTTCAGTTAATCCTTATAAACGTAATATGAAACTGGTGAATTCAACTAAGGTTAACTATATGTTGGCAGCGCAGAAAACCCGCTAA
- the nhaD gene encoding sodium:proton antiporter NhaD gives MIFHYFLISLAGLALLGVVLEELTHVNKAKVTLFFGTLAWISLFVFAQTGADRELINHSLRENLADISSLWLFLVAAMTFVAYLNKKGFIESLLHKVMPEAISERKLLFFTAIFSFLFSSLADNITATLVAITLVLSLSLPPNKTMRFAVLVVFAVNSGGVSLITGDVTTLMIFLADKVSILNLFWLSVPSFVAVLVLAGLLSIGMNGRVRIKQNRREIRTLDYWIAGIFLITIIFTICANVLFTIPPVLSFLAGLSIMFLVAHWFNDNNEQDPILEYIRYIEFDTLLFFLGILLLVGMLEQIHALDFLVQLYEHLPPVYANYLMGITSAVVDNVPLTAALLKTDIHMELTSWLSLTYAVGVGGSLLVIGSAAGIVTMSKVQGLSFVRYAKYSLLLLLAYTLGYFLVLGLGYVI, from the coding sequence ATGATATTTCATTATTTTCTGATTAGTTTAGCTGGGTTAGCGTTGCTCGGTGTGGTGCTCGAAGAGCTAACTCACGTTAATAAAGCTAAAGTAACCTTGTTCTTTGGTACCCTCGCATGGATTAGTTTGTTTGTCTTCGCCCAAACGGGTGCTGATCGCGAGCTTATCAATCATAGCCTACGAGAAAATTTGGCCGATATCTCTTCCTTATGGTTGTTTCTAGTTGCGGCCATGACGTTCGTCGCATATCTAAATAAAAAAGGATTCATCGAAAGTCTATTGCATAAGGTCATGCCTGAGGCCATCAGCGAGCGTAAATTACTATTTTTCACTGCGATATTTAGTTTTCTGTTCTCGTCTCTGGCAGATAATATTACGGCTACCTTGGTCGCTATAACCTTAGTCTTGTCACTCAGTTTGCCGCCCAACAAAACTATGCGATTTGCAGTATTAGTGGTGTTTGCGGTGAACTCTGGTGGTGTGTCTCTGATTACCGGTGATGTCACCACCTTAATGATATTTTTAGCTGATAAAGTGAGTATTTTAAATCTTTTTTGGCTGTCTGTTCCCTCGTTTGTTGCGGTATTAGTGCTTGCGGGACTGCTTAGTATTGGCATGAATGGCAGGGTTAGAATAAAGCAAAATCGGCGCGAAATTCGTACGTTAGATTATTGGATAGCTGGGATCTTTCTCATCACTATTATTTTCACTATATGTGCAAACGTGTTGTTTACCATCCCCCCGGTGTTAAGTTTCTTAGCGGGTTTATCGATAATGTTTTTAGTTGCGCATTGGTTCAATGATAACAATGAGCAGGACCCTATACTCGAATATATTCGTTACATAGAATTTGATACCTTATTATTTTTTCTAGGTATTTTATTGTTAGTCGGCATGTTGGAGCAAATACATGCACTCGATTTTCTAGTCCAATTATATGAGCATCTTCCGCCTGTCTATGCCAATTATCTTATGGGTATAACATCGGCGGTGGTAGACAATGTGCCGTTAACCGCTGCACTACTCAAAACGGACATCCACATGGAATTGACCTCTTGGCTGAGCTTGACCTATGCGGTTGGCGTAGGTGGCTCTTTGCTGGTTATCGGCTCGGCTGCTGGTATTGTCACCATGAGTAAAGTGCAGGGTTTAAGCTTCGTCCGCTACGCAAAATACAGTCTTCTGCTGTTACTGGCTTATACCCTAGGGTATTTCTTGGTGCTAGGGCTAGGTTATGTAATCTGA
- a CDS encoding TonB-dependent receptor, with amino-acid sequence MKNFKPNLIKTALIASGFAFGATAPVALAQDAQADDVEVISVQGIRGSLIRAQAVKMDNSSIVEAISAEDIGKLPDSSIAESLARLPGMAGERVGGRTSGISVRGFKEDFTGTSLNGRELIGIGDNRGVEYDLYPSEIMTGATIYKTMDASLLVQGIGGTVDLQTVRPLQASETLTLNGNYELSGRDSDNPEFDNTGKRFSLSFVEKFADDTIGLAVALATTESPNNQRKYGVWGYNDNGEGAILPSGLDSQSISTVLERDTISVVLQFQPNDNLDIVVDALNIDYSDSGVLRGFIEPFSSDNVTGTGTNSTGTQIESNPVLRTDPLQKDGDLKVYGLNVEYQLDENWKVELDAARSKSTKHDLRGESYAGLARSGTLTNDQLGSREFVMSSDGVFFTDSSGLDAFSDPNALQLTGPQVWGGGMANLAEQFETDVLQANGQPYSYFNAQDGFLNYADFSEELTTVRFEVEGFIDGEIFSTVTAGVNYSDRYKDKVNKGFFATSSAYPASTGIPAEYVYGLADLTWAGLGHVVAYDGFAPYNDGTYSLNDAGLLEPDRLGDTYVVEEEVLTLYAKADFATEVGGFPVSGNIGFQYVQTDQSSSGYIGVVGANFKVCDANDDGQVDAGCLTEMSTDYSHFLPSVNVSVEVNDNQFVRLAANKSISRARIDQMKASGFVKFEQNIDLITIPNSEAAVNTYGSPWSKFAGNPMLRPLEANNFDISFENYFEDEGYVSVALFYKDLVNLTRESSVGNALINFRNDVTNDGADYFIPGFHDRVIDQDGTYGPADVAYAEGDIATPPDFGNYSFFEDGLKGDVQGLELTANIPFNMFSDTLDGFGIAASATFIDAKLDDGSKIAGQSDETLSITAYYAMEGFEIRVAATDRSEFLTYERSGSNKIGEATRDGVTLVDAQISYDFADSDNEYLQGLRVSLQGTNLTDEDEETVDDNGIVTTRRQFGPSYMLNFNYSFY; translated from the coding sequence ATGAAAAACTTTAAGCCCAATTTAATTAAAACTGCACTGATTGCCAGCGGTTTCGCATTCGGTGCAACAGCACCTGTCGCTTTGGCTCAAGATGCTCAAGCCGACGATGTCGAAGTCATTTCAGTACAAGGGATCAGAGGCTCTTTGATTAGAGCTCAAGCGGTGAAAATGGATAACTCATCTATTGTTGAGGCAATTTCTGCTGAAGATATCGGTAAATTACCTGACTCATCTATTGCCGAGTCTTTAGCACGTTTACCTGGTATGGCAGGAGAGCGCGTTGGCGGACGTACTTCAGGTATTTCAGTTCGTGGCTTTAAAGAAGATTTCACCGGTACTTCACTGAATGGCCGTGAGCTTATTGGTATTGGTGATAACCGTGGGGTTGAATACGATTTGTATCCGTCTGAGATTATGACGGGTGCAACCATTTATAAAACCATGGATGCTAGCCTTTTAGTGCAAGGTATTGGTGGTACGGTTGATTTACAAACAGTGCGTCCTTTGCAGGCGAGTGAAACCCTCACTTTAAATGGTAACTACGAACTAAGCGGCCGTGATTCAGATAACCCAGAATTTGATAACACCGGTAAGCGTTTCTCATTATCATTCGTTGAAAAATTTGCTGACGACACTATAGGTTTAGCTGTTGCCTTAGCTACCACAGAATCCCCTAATAATCAGCGTAAATACGGCGTGTGGGGCTACAATGATAACGGTGAAGGGGCAATATTGCCCAGCGGTTTGGACTCACAATCTATCAGTACCGTGCTGGAGCGCGACACGATTTCTGTAGTGTTGCAGTTTCAACCGAATGATAACTTAGACATAGTGGTCGATGCCCTTAACATCGATTATTCCGATTCTGGTGTGTTACGTGGTTTTATCGAACCGTTTTCGTCTGACAATGTAACTGGTACTGGAACCAATTCGACGGGTACACAAATTGAGTCTAACCCAGTTTTAAGGACGGATCCGCTACAAAAAGACGGTGATTTAAAAGTTTACGGTTTAAATGTTGAGTATCAACTAGATGAAAACTGGAAAGTTGAACTGGATGCAGCCCGCAGCAAGTCAACTAAGCATGATTTACGTGGTGAGTCATATGCTGGTTTAGCCCGCTCAGGTACTTTGACCAATGATCAACTAGGCTCGCGTGAATTTGTGATGAGCTCAGATGGGGTTTTCTTCACTGACTCCAGCGGTCTAGACGCTTTTTCTGATCCTAATGCTTTACAGCTTACGGGTCCTCAAGTCTGGGGTGGCGGTATGGCCAACTTGGCTGAGCAATTTGAAACTGATGTTTTACAGGCTAATGGTCAACCGTACAGCTATTTTAACGCCCAAGATGGCTTCTTAAATTATGCTGATTTCAGCGAAGAGTTGACCACAGTACGCTTTGAAGTAGAAGGCTTTATCGATGGTGAAATCTTCAGTACGGTGACCGCTGGTGTCAATTACAGCGACCGCTATAAAGATAAGGTAAACAAAGGCTTTTTCGCCACATCAAGTGCTTACCCCGCATCAACAGGTATTCCGGCTGAGTATGTGTATGGTTTGGCAGATTTGACTTGGGCGGGTTTAGGTCATGTTGTCGCCTATGATGGCTTTGCTCCTTATAATGACGGTACTTATTCTCTTAACGATGCGGGCTTGCTTGAGCCGGACCGCCTAGGTGATACCTATGTTGTTGAAGAAGAAGTCTTAACACTATACGCAAAAGCGGATTTTGCTACAGAAGTAGGTGGCTTCCCTGTATCGGGTAATATAGGTTTCCAATATGTACAAACTGACCAATCTTCTAGTGGTTATATTGGTGTTGTAGGCGCTAATTTCAAAGTCTGTGATGCCAACGATGATGGCCAGGTTGATGCAGGATGTTTGACTGAAATGAGCACCGATTATAGTCACTTCTTGCCAAGTGTGAACGTCAGTGTTGAGGTCAATGACAATCAATTTGTGCGCCTAGCAGCGAATAAATCAATCAGCCGTGCTCGAATTGACCAGATGAAAGCGTCAGGTTTTGTGAAGTTTGAGCAAAATATTGACCTAATCACTATTCCTAATTCTGAAGCGGCAGTTAACACCTATGGTTCGCCGTGGTCTAAATTTGCAGGGAATCCAATGCTGCGTCCGCTGGAAGCCAACAACTTTGATATTTCCTTTGAAAATTATTTTGAAGATGAAGGTTATGTATCTGTTGCGCTGTTTTATAAAGACTTGGTGAATTTGACGCGGGAATCATCTGTAGGCAATGCTCTGATTAACTTCCGTAATGATGTCACTAATGACGGTGCGGATTATTTTATACCGGGTTTCCACGACCGCGTGATTGACCAAGATGGCACCTATGGTCCGGCAGATGTAGCTTATGCTGAGGGCGATATCGCTACGCCACCAGATTTTGGTAATTACTCGTTCTTTGAAGACGGATTAAAAGGTGATGTGCAAGGTCTTGAATTAACCGCTAATATCCCATTTAATATGTTCTCAGATACGTTAGATGGGTTTGGTATCGCTGCATCAGCTACTTTCATTGATGCTAAATTGGATGACGGCTCAAAAATCGCAGGTCAGTCTGACGAAACCTTATCTATTACCGCATACTATGCGATGGAAGGGTTTGAGATACGGGTTGCAGCAACTGACCGTTCTGAGTTCTTGACCTATGAGCGCAGTGGTTCGAACAAGATTGGCGAAGCTACTCGTGACGGGGTTACTCTTGTTGATGCACAAATCAGTTACGATTTTGCAGACAGCGACAATGAATACCTGCAAGGGTTACGAGTTTCATTGCAAGGCACTAATCTAACTGACGAAGATGAAGAAACCGTTGATGACAATGGTATTGTCACCACTCGTCGTCAATTTGGTCCTTCTTATATGTTGAACTTTAACTACTCTTTTTATTAA
- a CDS encoding BLUF domain-containing protein, with product MIQYIYASDFADELKSEDFEAILKSAVTKNRGLGITGMMVVINQHIFQVIEGPEHNVLSLMESIKADRRHQNIRVIGVNSIVTRDYSDWSMGFTSSWQGKQLDDIKSVLLQFAQNNTFSQQHADSLRMLMRSLRPVLL from the coding sequence ATGATTCAATATATATATGCCAGTGATTTTGCCGATGAACTTAAATCAGAGGATTTTGAAGCTATACTCAAATCAGCGGTAACGAAAAATAGGGGGCTTGGGATTACTGGAATGATGGTGGTAATTAATCAACACATATTTCAAGTCATTGAAGGTCCCGAGCATAATGTGCTGTCTTTGATGGAATCTATCAAAGCGGATAGGCGGCATCAAAATATACGGGTAATTGGGGTAAATTCCATTGTCACGCGGGACTATTCTGATTGGTCCATGGGTTTTACTAGCAGTTGGCAAGGGAAGCAGTTAGATGATATTAAATCCGTGCTTCTGCAATTTGCCCAGAACAACACTTTCAGCCAGCAACACGCTGATAGCTTAAGAATGCTAATGCGCTCTTTACGACCGGTACTACTTTAG